A stretch of Buteo buteo chromosome 9, bButBut1.hap1.1, whole genome shotgun sequence DNA encodes these proteins:
- the ANKEF1 gene encoding ankyrin repeat and EF-hand domain-containing protein 1, with translation MLPVDNRLLNLQIYKLLQCIHQKDKKQIEKLVQNGFPNLINFTEPMEGYSALHLACIKNDTDMCSFLLEQGAHPDVQDKMGHTPAMKAAELGHEMVLDLLAKAKADMTAVDNEGKGVLFYCILPTRRHHHCTQIALDYGADVNNCTTDGKPVFLQACEQAHDIKEICLNFLERGANPNARNPATGRTALMEAAREGVLELVRGLLERGVNVNLFDLERHSAAHFAAKGGFFEILRIISAYNGDLGLIAMNGNTPLHYAAEGGFTNCCKFIGQRGRNALDIAKVFADSRIIDLLQNKLENLPKSPEKKAEKEKVVKPKSPSTLMPVEVQAMKKETSQVSLPAVEKSILEKTTHSLKDSVTYLNSLITSGATKKDDIAFKPRKIWAPEAATEELIRKQELLRERFTLDDHSESFMSPFNRKVTE, from the exons ATGTTACCAGTAGATAACAGACTTCTAAACTTACAGATCTACAAACTTCTTCAGTGCATTCACCAGAAAGACAAGAAGCAAATAGAAAAGCTGGTCCAGAATGGATTCCCAAATCTCATTAATTTCACAGAGCCTATGGAAGGATATAGTGCCCTTCATTTGGCCTGCATTAAAAATGACACTGACATGTGCAGCTTCTTGCTGGAACAGGGAGCTCATCCAGATGTCCAGGACAAAATGGGACATACTCCAGCAATGAAGGCAGCTGAGCTAGGCCATGAAATGGTTTTGGATTTATTAGCAAAAGCTAAAGCAGACATGACTGCTGTGGATAATGAAGGGAAAG gtgttttgttttactgcatTTTACCTACAAGGCGGCACCACCACTGCACACAAATTGCCTTGGATTATGGTGCAGATGTTAACAACTGTACTACTGATGGGAAGCCTGTATTTCTACAAGCCTGTGAGCAAGCTCATGATATTAAAGAAATATGTCTGAATTTCTTGGAAAGAGGAGCAAATCCCAATGCAAGAAACCCA GCTACGGGTCGCACAGCCTTAATGGAAGCAGCAAGAGAAGGTGTTCTCGAGCTGGTGCGTGGTCTACTTGAGAGAGGAGTCAATGTTAACCTATTTGACCTTGAAAGACACAGCGCTGCACATTTTGCAGCCAAAGGTGGCTTTTTTGAG ATTCTGAGGATTATTTCAGCTTACAATGGAGACTTGGGCCTGATTGCTATGAATGGTAACACGCCACTTCATTATGCTGCAGAGGGAGGATTTACAAACTGCTGCAAGTTTATAGGACAAAGAG gaaGGAATGCTCTTGATATTGCTAAAGTATTTGCAGATTCTAGAATAATTGATCTGCTCcaaaataaactggaaaatttGCCaaaatcaccagaaaaaaaagcagagaaagaaaaagttgtgaAGCCAAAGTCACCTTCTACACTGATGCCTGTAGAGGTACAAGCCATGAAAAAAGAG actTCACAGGTATCTCTGCCAGCTGTAGAAAAATCCATTCTTGAAAAGACAACACATTCTCTTAAGGACAGTGTTACTTATCTGAACTCTTTGATAACCAGTGGTGCTACCAAGAAAGATGACATCGCATTTAAACCCAGAAAA ATTTGGGCCCCTGAAGCTGCAACAGAGGAGCTAATAAGAAAGCAAGAATTGCTCCGTGAACGCTTTACTCTTGATGACCACTCAGAAAGCTTCATGAGCCCCTTTAATAGAAAAGTTACGGAATAA